One window from the genome of Phocoena phocoena chromosome 15, mPhoPho1.1, whole genome shotgun sequence encodes:
- the NKX2-4 gene encoding homeobox protein Nkx-2.4 produces the protein MSLSPKHTTPFSVSDILSPIEETYKKFGSAMDGAPPGLGAPLGAAAAAYRAPPTGPSSQAAAVAGMQPPHAMAGHNAAAAAAAAAAAAAAAATYHMPPGVPQFPHGAMGGYCNGGLGNMGELPAYTDGMRSGAAAAATGWYGANPDPRFSSISRFMGPSAGVNVASMGSLPGIADAAKSLAPLHTVAAAAAAPRRKRRVLFSQAQVYELERRFKQQKYLSAPEREHLASMIHLTPTQVKIWFQNHRYKMKRQAKDKAAQQLQQEVGLGPPPPSPRRVAVPVLVKDGKPCQNGAATPTPGQAGPQPPAPTPAPELEELSPSPPALHGPGGGLAALDAAAGDYGGGALGANLLYGRTW, from the exons ATGTCGTTGAGCCCCAAACACACGACGCCCTTCTCCGTGTCCGACATCCTGAGCCCCATCGAGGAGACCTACAAGAAGTTCGGCAGTGCCATGGACGGTGCGCCGCCCGGCCTGGGGGCGCCTTTGGGGGCCGCGGCCGCCGCCTACCGCGCGCCGCCGACCGGGCCCTCCTCGCAAGCGGCGGCCGTGGCGGGCATGCAGCCACCGCACGCCATGGCGGGCCACaacgcggcggcggcggcagcggcggcggcggcggcggcggcggcggccgccacCTACCACATGCCGCCCGGCGTCCCGCAGTTCCCGCACGGCGCTATGGGCGGCTACTGCAACGGCGGCCTGGGCAACATGGGCGAACTGCCCGCCTACACGGACGGCATGCGGAGCGGCGCGGCCGCCGCGGCCACCGGCTGGTACGGCGCCAACCCGGACCCGCGCTTCTCGTCAA TCTCCAGGTTCATGGGGCCGTCAGCGGGAGTGAACGTGGCCAGCATGGGGTCGCTACCGGGCATCGCGGACGCCGCCAAGTCGCTGGCGCCACTGCAtacggtggcggcggcggcggcggcgccgcgGAGGAAGCGCCGCGTGCTGTTCTCGCAGGCGCAGGTCTACGAGCTGGAGCGGCGCTTCAAGCAGCAGAAGTACTTATCGGCGCCCGAGCGCGAGCACCTGGCCAGCATGATCCACTTGACGCCTACGCAGGTCAAGATCTGGTTCCAGAACCACCGGTACAAGATGAAGCGGCAGGCCAAGGACAAGGCGGCgcagcagctgcagcaggagGTCGGCCTGGGCCCGCCGCCGCCGTCCCCGCGACGCGTGGCCGTGCCCGTGCTGGTCAAGGACGGCAAGCCCTGCCAGAACGGCGCGGCCACGCCGACGCCCGGCCAGGCCGGCCCGCAACCGCCCGCGCCGACGCCCGCGCCCGAGCTGGAGGAGCTGTCGCCCAGCCCGCCCGCGCTGCACGGCCCGGGGGGAGGCCTGGCGGCCCTGGACGCGGCGGCTGGGGACTACGGCGGCGGCGCGCTGGGCGCCAACCTGCTCTATGGCAGGACGTGGTGA